One stretch of Gouania willdenowi chromosome 16, fGouWil2.1, whole genome shotgun sequence DNA includes these proteins:
- the LOC114478374 gene encoding meprin A subunit beta-like isoform X2, which produces MTIKSCIFLVVILTLLSVVITIQVDPETIDISDVKDIAEINKGAMVDDILELEVAFSAIINGKLWTSPVSYDLTEGLEINAKGVIVKAMDQFRLKTCIDFKPRDEETYYISFQKLNGCFSYIGQALANGQTLSIGRYCDEISTVEHEILHALGFYHEQSRYDRDNYVTIVEENVIEGFIHNFRKVESTQSTTNGVEYDYSSVMHYGQNAFSNGNGTTINTIDPAYQEVIGQRLEMSPRDVQEVNLLYSCNSTVTFQMSCNFDNLDSCGMERCSRSELDWKRVNSVPDGPTSDHTMQPSGSSYGNDTGSFMHVSTTLGNEGDSAWMETPKMSPKGKCHVQCLQFYYYHSGNEGDQLNIWIREFDDEMDTKGITRLMGHITGPATSQWRFHHVSLNATKHFQVEFEVLKGTGNSTGGGFSIDDINLSDSECPHVTIQVDDLMARLADEYWGTAIYSPRQYTPDGYAYRVAIKLYLTYLGLYLQLVSGEHDDTLEWPCPYRQATLKMLDQNPNILLQMNKQRSFTTDPKAVNNKGLYIWDNPRKNGTKYIDENNEEAFAGSLIGNHVFMTNEDLYFREFLKGGAGIFAFSFEDINPLFENNELACPNVGPVMASHPHNGQDDGPCSTRMRTTTTHPPPTTTHKKNHTSSPPIQTTNDKSIFGLSPVMVASPALIFLLTLMILLH; this is translated from the exons gttgatCCAGAAACTATAG ACATTAGTGATGTGAAGGACATTgcagaaataaacaaag GTGCAATGGTTGATGATATACTGGAG CTGGAAGTTGCGTTCAGTGCGATTATCAATGGGAAGCTGTGGACGTCCCCGGTGTCTTATGACCTGACAGAAGGCCTGG AGATCAACGCCAAAGGAGTCATCGTGAAAGCCATGGACCAGTTCAGGTTAAAGACCTGTATTGACTTCAAGCCAAGGGATGAGGAAACATATTACATTTCTTTCCAAAAGTTAAATGG ATGTTTTTCCTACATTGGACAAGCGCTGGCTAATGGACAGACCCTCTCCATTGGAAGGTACTGTGATGAAATTTCCACCGTAGAGCATGAGATTCTACATGCACTTGGTTTCTACCATGAACAGTCCAGATATGACAGAGACAATTACGTGACAATCGTAGAAGAGAACGTCATTGAAG GATTTATACATAACTTTAGAAAAGTTGAAAGTACACAAAGCACCACTAATGGGGTGGAGTATGACTACTCATCAGTGATGCACTATGGCCAAAATGCATTCAGCAACGGAAATGGTACTACAATCAACACCATCGACCCAGCTTACCAGGAAGTGATTGGCCAGAGACTGGAAATGAGCCCCAGAGACGTCCAGGAGGTGAACCTCCTCTATAGCTGCA ACTCTACTGTTACCTTTCAGATGTCCTGTAACTTTGATAATTTGGACAGCTGTGGCATGGAACGGTGTTCACGAAGTGAACTTGACTGGAAAAGGGTGAACAGTGTTCCTGATGGTCCAACCTCTGACCACACCATGCAACCCAGTGGAAGTAGTTATG GTAATGATACAGGTTCTTTCATGCACGTCAGCACAACATTAGGGAATGAGGGAGACTCAGCATGGATGGAGACTCCGAAGATGAGTCCCAAGGGGAAGTGCCACGTCCAGTGTCTCCAGTTTTACTATTACCACAGTGGAAATGAAGGAGACCAACTTAACATCTGGATAAGAGAGTTTGATGATGAAATGGACACTAAAGGAATTACCCGTCTCATGGGGCACATCACTG GTCCAGCTACATCTCAGTGGAGGTTTCACCATGTTTCACTCAATGCCACCAAGCACTTCCAGGTGGAGTTTGAGGTTCTCAAAGGGACTGGGAACTCCACAGGCGGAGGCTTCTCAATCGATGACATTAATCTGTCCGACTCAGAATGTCCCCACGTGACGATCCAGGTTGATGATCTAATGGCACGCTTAGCAGATGAGTATTGGGGAACTGCCATATACAGCCCACGCCAGTACACTCCAGACGGCTATGCTTACCGAGTGGCCATCAAGCTCTATTTGACGTATCTGGGACTGTATCTTCAGCTGGTGTCAGGTGAACATGATGACACGCTAGAGTGGCCTTGTCCGTACAGACAAGCGACTTTGAAAATGTTGGATCAGAACCCAAACATCTTGCTGCAGATGAACAAGCAAAGAAGTTTCACCACTGACCCAAAAGCTGTCAACAACAAGG GTCTCTATATATGGGACAATCCTcgaaaaaatggaacaaaataCATTGATGAGAACAACGAGGAGGCGTTTGCTGGATCTCTGATTGGAAACCATGTCTTCATGACAAACGAAGACTTGTATTTCCGAGAGTTTTTAAAAGGAGGAGCTGGCATTTTTGCATTCAGCTTCGAAG ATATCAATCCTCTATTTGAGAACAATGAACTTGCGTGTCCTAATGTGGGACCAGTGATGGCCTCACACCCTCACAACGGTCAAGACGACGGTCCATGTTCTACACG gaTGCGCACCACCACCACTCACCCCCCTCCAACAACAACTCACAAGAA GAACCACACCTCTTCACCACCTATTCAAACAACAAATGACAAGAG TATTTTTGGTCTTTCTCCTGTAATGGTGGCCTCGCCTGCTCTCATCTTTCTGCTGACTCTGATGATTCTGCTGCACTGA
- the LOC114478374 gene encoding meprin A subunit beta-like isoform X1, translated as MTIKSCIFLVVILTLLSVVITIQVDPETIDISDVKDIAEINKGAMVDDILELEVAFSAIINGKLWTSPVSYDLTEGLEINAKGVIVKAMDQFRLKTCIDFKPRDEETYYISFQKLNGCFSYIGQALANGQTLSIGRYCDEISTVEHEILHALGFYHEQSRYDRDNYVTIVEENVIEGFIHNFRKVESTQSTTNGVEYDYSSVMHYGQNAFSNGNGTTINTIDPAYQEVIGQRLEMSPRDVQEVNLLYSCNSTVTFQMSCNFDNLDSCGMERCSRSELDWKRVNSVPDGPTSDHTMQPSGSSYGNDTGSFMHVSTTLGNEGDSAWMETPKMSPKGKCHVQCLQFYYYHSGNEGDQLNIWIREFDDEMDTKGITRLMGHITGPATSQWRFHHVSLNATKHFQVEFEVLKGTGNSTGGGFSIDDINLSDSECPHVTIQVDDLMARLADEYWGTAIYSPRQYTPDGYAYRVAIKLYLTYLGLYLQLVSGEHDDTLEWPCPYRQATLKMLDQNPNILLQMNKQRSFTTDPKAVNNKGLYIWDNPRKNGTKYIDENNEEAFAGSLIGNHVFMTNEDLYFREFLKGGAGIFAFSFEDINPLFENNELACPNVGPVMASHPHNGQDDGPCSTRMRTTTTHPPPTTTHKKMTTTTHPPAWTTTHKKNHTSSPPIQTTNDKSIFGLSPVMVASPALIFLLTLMILLH; from the exons gttgatCCAGAAACTATAG ACATTAGTGATGTGAAGGACATTgcagaaataaacaaag GTGCAATGGTTGATGATATACTGGAG CTGGAAGTTGCGTTCAGTGCGATTATCAATGGGAAGCTGTGGACGTCCCCGGTGTCTTATGACCTGACAGAAGGCCTGG AGATCAACGCCAAAGGAGTCATCGTGAAAGCCATGGACCAGTTCAGGTTAAAGACCTGTATTGACTTCAAGCCAAGGGATGAGGAAACATATTACATTTCTTTCCAAAAGTTAAATGG ATGTTTTTCCTACATTGGACAAGCGCTGGCTAATGGACAGACCCTCTCCATTGGAAGGTACTGTGATGAAATTTCCACCGTAGAGCATGAGATTCTACATGCACTTGGTTTCTACCATGAACAGTCCAGATATGACAGAGACAATTACGTGACAATCGTAGAAGAGAACGTCATTGAAG GATTTATACATAACTTTAGAAAAGTTGAAAGTACACAAAGCACCACTAATGGGGTGGAGTATGACTACTCATCAGTGATGCACTATGGCCAAAATGCATTCAGCAACGGAAATGGTACTACAATCAACACCATCGACCCAGCTTACCAGGAAGTGATTGGCCAGAGACTGGAAATGAGCCCCAGAGACGTCCAGGAGGTGAACCTCCTCTATAGCTGCA ACTCTACTGTTACCTTTCAGATGTCCTGTAACTTTGATAATTTGGACAGCTGTGGCATGGAACGGTGTTCACGAAGTGAACTTGACTGGAAAAGGGTGAACAGTGTTCCTGATGGTCCAACCTCTGACCACACCATGCAACCCAGTGGAAGTAGTTATG GTAATGATACAGGTTCTTTCATGCACGTCAGCACAACATTAGGGAATGAGGGAGACTCAGCATGGATGGAGACTCCGAAGATGAGTCCCAAGGGGAAGTGCCACGTCCAGTGTCTCCAGTTTTACTATTACCACAGTGGAAATGAAGGAGACCAACTTAACATCTGGATAAGAGAGTTTGATGATGAAATGGACACTAAAGGAATTACCCGTCTCATGGGGCACATCACTG GTCCAGCTACATCTCAGTGGAGGTTTCACCATGTTTCACTCAATGCCACCAAGCACTTCCAGGTGGAGTTTGAGGTTCTCAAAGGGACTGGGAACTCCACAGGCGGAGGCTTCTCAATCGATGACATTAATCTGTCCGACTCAGAATGTCCCCACGTGACGATCCAGGTTGATGATCTAATGGCACGCTTAGCAGATGAGTATTGGGGAACTGCCATATACAGCCCACGCCAGTACACTCCAGACGGCTATGCTTACCGAGTGGCCATCAAGCTCTATTTGACGTATCTGGGACTGTATCTTCAGCTGGTGTCAGGTGAACATGATGACACGCTAGAGTGGCCTTGTCCGTACAGACAAGCGACTTTGAAAATGTTGGATCAGAACCCAAACATCTTGCTGCAGATGAACAAGCAAAGAAGTTTCACCACTGACCCAAAAGCTGTCAACAACAAGG GTCTCTATATATGGGACAATCCTcgaaaaaatggaacaaaataCATTGATGAGAACAACGAGGAGGCGTTTGCTGGATCTCTGATTGGAAACCATGTCTTCATGACAAACGAAGACTTGTATTTCCGAGAGTTTTTAAAAGGAGGAGCTGGCATTTTTGCATTCAGCTTCGAAG ATATCAATCCTCTATTTGAGAACAATGAACTTGCGTGTCCTAATGTGGGACCAGTGATGGCCTCACACCCTCACAACGGTCAAGACGACGGTCCATGTTCTACACG gaTGCGCACCACCACCACTCACCCCCCTCCAACAACAACTCACAAGAA gATGACCACCACCACTCATCCACCTGCATGGACAACAACTCACAAGAA GAACCACACCTCTTCACCACCTATTCAAACAACAAATGACAAGAG TATTTTTGGTCTTTCTCCTGTAATGGTGGCCTCGCCTGCTCTCATCTTTCTGCTGACTCTGATGATTCTGCTGCACTGA